In Nitratireductor basaltis, the following are encoded in one genomic region:
- the serS gene encoding serine--tRNA ligase → MLDIKWIRENPQGLEQALIKRGAQADEASSLVQSVLEADEARRSHLTKLQEAQSRQKTISKEIGQAMGAGDKEKAEALKAEVGELKRFVQEGEAAERDLDANLLNILAGIPNVPLEDVPVGADENDNVELRRFGEPREMDGAKEHYELGEALGMMDFERAARLSGARFTVLSGPLARLERALGQFMLDLHTQEHGYTEVQPPLLVRDDALFGTGQLPKFSEDLFKAGDHHWLIPTAEVPLTNLVREEILEKEKLPLRFTALTPCFRSEAGSAGRDTRGMLRQHQFYKVELVSITDADSAIAEHERMTECAETVLKKLELPFRTMTLCTGDMGFGARKTYDIEVWLPGQNAYREISSCSVCGDFQGRRMNARHRASGEKQTQFVHTLNGSGTALGRALIAVMENYQNADGSITVPTALRPYMGGVEKIGG, encoded by the coding sequence ATGCTCGACATCAAGTGGATACGCGAAAACCCGCAAGGCCTTGAACAGGCCCTCATCAAGCGTGGAGCGCAGGCCGACGAGGCCTCGAGCCTGGTACAATCCGTGCTTGAGGCCGACGAGGCGCGCCGTTCCCACCTCACAAAATTGCAGGAAGCCCAGTCGCGTCAGAAGACGATCTCCAAGGAAATCGGCCAGGCCATGGGCGCTGGTGACAAAGAGAAGGCCGAGGCACTCAAGGCCGAGGTCGGAGAACTGAAGCGCTTCGTACAGGAAGGCGAGGCTGCCGAGCGGGACCTGGATGCGAATCTTCTCAATATCTTGGCCGGTATCCCCAATGTGCCGCTGGAAGATGTTCCGGTTGGTGCCGACGAGAATGACAATGTCGAGTTGCGCCGCTTTGGCGAGCCAAGAGAGATGGATGGTGCAAAGGAGCATTACGAGCTTGGCGAGGCGCTCGGCATGATGGATTTCGAGCGTGCGGCGAGGCTTTCCGGTGCGCGCTTTACCGTTCTTTCCGGTCCACTTGCGCGTCTTGAGCGTGCGCTCGGCCAATTCATGCTCGATCTGCACACGCAGGAGCACGGATATACGGAAGTGCAGCCGCCGCTACTGGTGCGTGACGATGCGCTTTTCGGCACCGGGCAGTTGCCGAAATTTTCCGAGGATCTCTTCAAGGCCGGTGACCATCATTGGCTGATCCCGACTGCCGAAGTGCCGCTCACCAATCTGGTGCGTGAAGAGATTCTGGAGAAAGAGAAGCTACCGCTGCGCTTTACCGCGCTCACGCCGTGCTTCCGTTCCGAGGCCGGTTCTGCGGGACGCGACACGCGTGGCATGTTGCGTCAGCACCAGTTCTACAAGGTCGAGCTGGTCTCGATCACGGATGCGGACAGCGCAATCGCCGAGCATGAGCGGATGACCGAATGCGCCGAGACGGTTCTGAAAAAGCTGGAACTGCCTTTCCGCACCATGACCCTTTGCACGGGGGACATGGGGTTTGGTGCACGAAAGACCTATGACATCGAGGTTTGGCTGCCGGGCCAGAATGCCTATCGCGAAATTTCATCCTGCTCCGTCTGCGGTGACTTCCAGGGGCGTCGCATGAATGCGCGCCATCGCGCGAGCGGCGAGAAGCAGACGCAGTTCGTGCACACGCTGAACGGTTCGGGCACTGCTCTTGGCCGCGCGCTCATTGCGGTCATGGAAAACTATCAGAACGCGGATGGTTCGATCACGGTGCCGACGGCGCTGCGTCCCTATATGGGCGGGGTGGAAAAGATCGGCGGATAG
- the nagZ gene encoding beta-N-acetylhexosaminidase: MTESKAMILGAKGLSLTADEKAFYAAERPWGFILFARNIAEREQVIDLVASMRESIGRSDAPVFIDQEGGRVQRLRPPLADNYPEAAKLGEVYRRDREAGLRAAWLMARLHGFDLRKLGITADCLPVLDVPVEGAHDVIGNRAFAKDPQTVIALGRAAAEGLMAGGVLPVMKHVPGHGRAGADSHKALPRVSATMDELRAHDFVPFKALNDLPMAMTAHVVYEAIDPERPATTSTKVINEIIRQEIGFDGLLMSDDLSMNALSGDYRSRAEAVLAGGCDLVLHCDGTMGDMIEVAKSTPELSGRSSQRAQTALAALGAGDGTEEAVARAEFDSLVRAA, encoded by the coding sequence ATGACCGAATCAAAAGCCATGATCCTCGGCGCAAAGGGCCTGAGCCTGACCGCCGATGAAAAAGCCTTCTATGCAGCCGAGCGGCCATGGGGCTTCATCCTCTTTGCCCGCAACATCGCTGAGCGTGAACAGGTGATCGACCTGGTCGCCAGCATGCGCGAGAGCATCGGACGCTCCGATGCGCCTGTCTTTATCGATCAGGAGGGCGGGCGTGTGCAGCGTCTGCGGCCACCGCTCGCTGACAACTATCCGGAGGCTGCCAAGCTTGGCGAGGTTTATCGTCGGGACCGGGAGGCAGGACTGCGCGCGGCCTGGCTTATGGCGCGGTTGCATGGATTCGACCTTCGAAAGCTTGGTATCACCGCCGATTGCCTGCCGGTTCTTGATGTGCCTGTTGAGGGTGCCCATGACGTGATCGGCAATCGCGCCTTTGCCAAGGACCCGCAGACCGTGATCGCGCTTGGTCGTGCGGCAGCTGAGGGTCTGATGGCTGGGGGCGTCCTGCCCGTGATGAAACATGTGCCGGGTCATGGGCGCGCGGGCGCCGACAGCCACAAGGCACTGCCGCGCGTTTCGGCGACGATGGATGAACTGCGTGCGCATGATTTCGTGCCGTTCAAGGCGCTGAACGATCTGCCCATGGCGATGACGGCGCATGTGGTCTATGAAGCGATCGACCCCGAGCGACCGGCCACCACTTCGACGAAGGTGATCAACGAGATCATCCGACAGGAAATCGGCTTTGACGGTCTGCTCATGAGCGATGACCTCTCCATGAACGCACTTTCTGGGGATTATCGCAGCCGCGCGGAAGCAGTTCTTGCGGGCGGGTGTGATCTTGTCCTTCACTGTGACGGCACGATGGGCGACATGATCGAGGTGGCCAAAAGCACGCCTGAATTAAGCGGTAGATCTTCACAGCGTGCACAAACAGCGCTTGCCGCGCTTGGTGCGGGTGATGGAACGGAAGAAGCCGTGGCGCGCGCGGAGTTTGACAGTCTGGTGAGGGCTGCCTGA
- the tatC gene encoding twin-arginine translocase subunit TatC — protein sequence MEHLIELRQRLIWAIGGFFVAFLVCFFFAKQIFNLLVIPFQWATSWAGLDADKVDLIYTAPQEFFFTQIKLAMFGGLVLAFPVIASQIYKFVAPGLYRNERHAFLPFLIASPILFLIGAALVYFFFTPMVMWFFLSMQQVGPDAEVQISLLPKVSEYLGLIMTLILSFGLVFQLPVVTTLMARVGLLTSEGLADKRKYAIVAAFVAAAILTPPDPVSQIGLAIPTILLYEVAIWSARMVERRRAEREEAAAAETASDKAAETGE from the coding sequence ATGGAACATCTGATCGAGTTGCGCCAACGGCTGATCTGGGCCATTGGCGGCTTCTTCGTGGCGTTTCTGGTCTGCTTCTTCTTTGCAAAGCAGATATTCAATCTGCTCGTCATCCCCTTTCAGTGGGCGACTAGCTGGGCCGGCCTTGATGCCGACAAGGTCGATTTGATCTACACGGCGCCGCAGGAATTCTTCTTCACCCAGATCAAGCTCGCCATGTTCGGCGGTCTTGTCCTGGCTTTTCCGGTCATTGCTTCGCAGATATACAAATTCGTGGCTCCCGGGCTCTACAGGAACGAGCGCCACGCATTCCTGCCATTCCTGATCGCTTCACCGATCCTGTTCCTGATCGGTGCGGCACTCGTCTATTTCTTCTTCACGCCCATGGTGATGTGGTTCTTCCTGTCGATGCAGCAGGTTGGACCCGATGCCGAAGTGCAGATTTCACTTCTGCCGAAAGTGTCCGAATATCTCGGACTGATCATGACGCTGATCCTCTCCTTCGGGCTGGTGTTCCAGCTTCCGGTGGTGACGACGCTCATGGCGCGCGTCGGTTTGCTGACTTCCGAGGGGCTTGCCGACAAGCGCAAATATGCAATCGTAGCTGCTTTCGTGGCCGCTGCCATCCTCACGCCGCCGGATCCGGTCAGCCAGATCGGTCTTGCGATTCCGACCATCCTTCTCTACGAGGTTGCGATCTGGAGTGCCCGGATGGTGGAGCGCAGACGCGCTGAGCGGGAAGAAGCGGCAGCAGCTGAAACGGCTTCTGACAAGGCAGCCGAAACAGGCGAGTAG
- a CDS encoding twin-arginine translocase TatA/TatE family subunit, protein MGSFSIWHWLIVLVVVLLLFGRGKIPELMGDMAKGIKSFKKGMADDEDAEDTRTVEHRADEPVKPSKEKATKS, encoded by the coding sequence ATGGGTTCCTTCTCCATCTGGCACTGGCTTATCGTTCTGGTCGTCGTGCTTCTGCTTTTTGGTCGCGGCAAGATCCCCGAGCTGATGGGTGACATGGCCAAGGGCATCAAGAGCTTCAAGAAGGGCATGGCGGACGATGAGGATGCGGAAGACACCCGCACCGTTGAGCATCGGGCGGATGAGCCGGTAAAGCCGTCCAAGGAAAAAGCCACCAAGTCCTGA
- a CDS encoding segregation and condensation protein A — protein sequence MDPLWSDAEANSDRGVSEPALTVDVDGFEGPLDLLLHLARNQKVDLSKISVLALAEQYLVFVEQVRSMRLELAADYLVMAAWLAYLKSRLLIPKKADDEEPSGEEMAAVLQFRLKRLEAMRDAAARLVNRNRLGREVFGRGMPEQLVVDKRSTFEASLYDLLTAYAAQRQRRAITNVRIAKRGVWSLKQARDILTRLVGELKDWTALDRFLLQYIDDPRDRATALASSFAASLELVREGALEIRQQEAFAPIYMRNTTDLTRPKREAG from the coding sequence ATGGATCCTCTGTGGTCGGACGCGGAAGCAAATTCAGACCGTGGCGTCAGCGAGCCGGCTCTGACCGTAGATGTTGACGGTTTTGAGGGACCGCTTGATCTCCTGCTTCATCTGGCACGCAATCAGAAGGTTGACCTGTCCAAGATCTCAGTCCTCGCTCTTGCCGAGCAGTATCTCGTATTCGTGGAGCAGGTGCGCTCCATGCGGCTTGAACTGGCCGCCGATTATCTCGTCATGGCCGCCTGGCTTGCCTATCTGAAGTCGCGGTTGCTGATCCCCAAGAAAGCGGATGATGAGGAGCCTTCTGGTGAAGAGATGGCTGCGGTCCTTCAATTCAGGCTGAAGCGCCTGGAGGCCATGCGTGATGCCGCAGCGCGGTTGGTCAATCGCAATCGACTGGGGCGTGAGGTTTTCGGGCGCGGCATGCCGGAGCAACTGGTTGTCGACAAGCGCAGTACTTTCGAGGCCTCGCTCTATGACCTGCTTACCGCCTATGCAGCCCAGCGCCAGAGACGCGCGATCACCAATGTGCGCATAGCCAAGCGTGGCGTCTGGTCGCTGAAACAGGCGCGCGACATCCTCACGCGGCTCGTTGGAGAATTGAAGGACTGGACGGCATTGGACCGCTTCCTACTCCAATATATCGATGACCCGCGCGACCGGGCGACAGCGCTTGCAAGTTCCTTCGCGGCAAGTCTTGAACTTGTCCGTGAGGGTGCACTTGAGATCCGGCAACAGGAGGCGTTCGCGCCCATCTATATGCGCAACACCACGGACCTTACGCGTCCGAAGAGGGAAGCGGGATGA
- the tatB gene encoding Sec-independent protein translocase protein TatB, with translation MFDLGWPELLVVAIVLIVVVGPKDLPRVLRGFGRTTSKIRGMAGDFRKQFDEALREAELEDVQTLVKDARKLDPRREIKKHLSPLEEAGKDVRAGLDQAMKPKASQPKLDEGNRPAASDAVAKAPVKTGATAKSSAAGKATAKSAASAAKKAPSGSRSTSKTAAKPKSARAGGTKSATARPATTKKTGSGA, from the coding sequence ATGTTTGATCTTGGCTGGCCGGAACTGCTCGTCGTCGCGATTGTCCTGATCGTGGTTGTCGGGCCCAAAGACTTGCCGCGCGTATTGCGCGGCTTTGGGCGCACCACGTCGAAGATCCGCGGTATGGCTGGTGATTTCCGCAAGCAGTTCGATGAAGCCCTTCGGGAGGCGGAACTGGAGGACGTCCAGACACTGGTCAAGGACGCTCGCAAGCTGGACCCGCGAAGGGAAATCAAGAAGCATCTGAGTCCGTTGGAAGAAGCGGGCAAGGATGTTCGTGCGGGGCTGGATCAGGCCATGAAGCCAAAGGCTTCGCAGCCGAAGCTTGATGAAGGCAACCGGCCGGCGGCAAGCGACGCCGTGGCCAAGGCGCCGGTGAAGACAGGCGCAACGGCAAAGTCATCCGCGGCAGGTAAAGCTACGGCCAAGAGTGCCGCTTCAGCTGCGAAGAAGGCTCCATCCGGCTCCCGTAGCACATCGAAAACCGCTGCAAAGCCCAAGAGCGCGAGGGCAGGTGGGACAAAATCTGCCACTGCCAGGCCGGCAACAACCAAGAAGACAGGAAGCGGCGCGTGA
- the scpB gene encoding SMC-Scp complex subunit ScpB produces MSDRANVIPIFGSSEGDDGSVGGGVALSDAKRMAEAIVFASAEPVSRRMLEERLPEGVNISKVMEALVRDYATRGVNLVRVEDNWAFRTAGDLAFLMSRNAVQQKKLSRAALEMLAVIAYHQPVTRAEIEEIRGVETSKGTLDILLETGWVRMRGRRRTPGRPVTYGTTTDFLDHFGLEELRDLPGMDELRGAGLLSGRMPSGFAVPQPPVDADALTEDEDPLTDIDFEELGLLTPRVEDD; encoded by the coding sequence ATGAGTGATCGTGCCAATGTCATACCGATTTTCGGCTCGTCTGAAGGGGATGACGGCAGCGTCGGAGGCGGAGTAGCGCTCAGTGATGCCAAGCGCATGGCGGAAGCCATCGTGTTCGCCAGTGCCGAACCTGTCTCGCGCCGCATGCTTGAGGAACGGCTGCCGGAGGGCGTCAATATCAGCAAGGTGATGGAAGCGCTTGTTCGCGATTATGCGACACGGGGCGTGAACCTTGTTCGTGTCGAGGACAACTGGGCGTTCCGCACGGCAGGTGATCTCGCATTCCTGATGAGCCGCAATGCGGTTCAGCAGAAGAAGCTTTCGCGCGCCGCGCTGGAGATGCTCGCGGTCATCGCCTATCACCAGCCGGTTACACGCGCCGAGATCGAAGAGATCCGTGGTGTCGAGACCTCCAAGGGGACCCTGGACATTCTGCTGGAAACCGGCTGGGTGCGGATGCGCGGGCGTCGCAGGACACCGGGCCGCCCCGTCACTTATGGCACGACCACCGATTTTCTCGATCATTTCGGGCTTGAGGAACTCCGCGATCTTCCAGGCATGGACGAGCTGCGTGGGGCCGGGCTTCTATCGGGGCGGATGCCCTCCGGCTTTGCGGTTCCCCAGCCGCCTGTGGACGCGGATGCATTGACTGAGGACGAAGATCCGCTGACGGATATCGACTTCGAGGAGCTCGGTCTGTTGACACCGCGCGTCGAGGATGATTGA
- a CDS encoding ABC transporter ATP-binding protein: protein MNDMREKPARVTAGVTFAARLAFKNISHRFAPGKDTLCDVTLEAEPGQVLCLLGPSGSGKTTLLRIAAGIEAQSEGQVVLNDREIAGPNVFLPPEERSIGLVFQDFALFPHLTILENVRFGLTALSSEEARREAMIALERVGLEGVAEAYPHVLSGGQQQRVALARALAPRPAVLLMDEPFSGLDSRLKDSVRAETLAILRQSRATAIVVTHDAEEAMRMGDRIALLRDGKLVQVGTAQELYLQPVDPFVAGFFSEINRIECRAQNQQAQTPFGSFPAAGMADGQPLTVAIRLAGFDVSEDGEGLAARIVARRFLGVVELLELAVSGLDEHVHARVRAGILSPGIRDIRINVRPSDVLVFERQNETA, encoded by the coding sequence ATGAACGACATGAGGGAAAAGCCGGCCCGGGTTACCGCCGGTGTTACCTTTGCCGCGCGGCTTGCCTTCAAGAATATCAGCCACCGGTTTGCGCCGGGCAAGGATACGCTTTGCGATGTGACGCTTGAGGCCGAGCCTGGTCAGGTTTTGTGCCTGCTTGGGCCGTCGGGCTCGGGCAAGACGACACTTTTGCGTATTGCGGCGGGTATCGAGGCGCAATCCGAAGGTCAGGTTGTTCTCAATGATCGTGAGATTGCCGGCCCCAATGTTTTCCTGCCGCCAGAGGAACGGTCGATCGGGCTTGTCTTCCAGGATTTCGCTCTGTTTCCCCACCTCACCATACTTGAAAATGTCCGCTTCGGCCTGACCGCGCTTTCAAGCGAAGAAGCGAGGCGGGAGGCAATGATCGCCCTGGAACGCGTGGGGCTTGAGGGTGTGGCAGAGGCCTATCCGCATGTCCTGTCCGGGGGGCAGCAGCAGCGTGTTGCGCTCGCGCGCGCTCTCGCGCCGCGACCGGCGGTCTTGCTGATGGATGAACCCTTTTCGGGCCTGGATTCGCGTCTCAAGGATTCGGTGCGTGCGGAAACGCTCGCGATTCTTCGCCAAAGCCGCGCTACGGCCATAGTAGTGACGCATGATGCTGAAGAGGCCATGCGGATGGGCGACCGTATCGCGCTGCTTCGCGATGGCAAGCTTGTGCAGGTGGGTACGGCTCAGGAGCTGTATCTTCAGCCGGTTGATCCTTTCGTTGCGGGCTTCTTTTCCGAGATCAACCGCATCGAGTGTCGCGCGCAGAATCAGCAGGCTCAGACACCGTTCGGTTCATTTCCGGCAGCCGGGATGGCGGACGGCCAGCCCCTGACCGTGGCGATCCGGCTTGCAGGCTTCGATGTCTCGGAGGACGGCGAGGGGCTCGCTGCACGCATCGTCGCGCGGCGGTTCCTGGGCGTCGTGGAGCTTCTGGAACTGGCGGTTTCCGGTCTCGACGAGCATGTGCATGCGCGCGTGCGAGCTGGCATTCTGTCACCCGGTATACGAGACATTCGTATTAATGTTCGCCCTTCGGACGTTCTAGTGTTTGAAAGACAGAACGAAACCGCATAA